One window of Gammaproteobacteria bacterium genomic DNA carries:
- the rlmE gene encoding 23S rRNA (uridine(2552)-2'-O)-methyltransferase RlmE: protein MARSKSSQAWLQRHFSDNFVKRAQKEGVRSRAVYKLAEIDERDKLIRPGMTVVDLGAAPGGWSEYAAKRVGPKGRVIALDLLPIEPIPGVDILQGNFIETSVLDLLWERLGDAPVDLVISDMAPNISGIALSDQARSVELAECAIEFAEQALRPQGTFLVKTFHGAGFDELIKHLRARFTKVLVRKPEASRAESRETYILTKGFKG from the coding sequence ATGGCCCGAAGCAAAAGCAGCCAAGCGTGGTTGCAGCGTCATTTCAGCGATAACTTCGTCAAACGCGCGCAGAAAGAGGGCGTGCGTTCGCGTGCGGTCTACAAGCTGGCTGAGATTGACGAGCGCGACAAACTGATACGTCCCGGGATGACTGTCGTTGATCTCGGTGCTGCCCCAGGCGGTTGGTCCGAGTACGCGGCTAAGCGGGTGGGGCCGAAGGGTCGAGTGATCGCCCTCGATTTACTCCCTATCGAGCCAATCCCCGGTGTCGACATTCTCCAAGGCAACTTCATTGAAACCTCGGTGCTAGACTTGTTGTGGGAACGGCTGGGGGATGCGCCGGTAGACCTTGTAATTTCCGATATGGCCCCCAATATCAGCGGCATTGCCTTGTCGGATCAGGCGCGTAGCGTCGAATTAGCTGAATGTGCAATCGAATTTGCCGAGCAAGCGCTGCGACCGCAAGGCACTTTCCTGGTAAAGACCTTTCATGGCGCAGGGTTTGATGAGTTGATTAAGCACCTGCGAGCACGTTTTACGAAGGTTTTGGTACGCAAGCCCGAGGCATCACGCGCCGAAAGCCGCGAAACCTACATTCTGACCAAAGGATTCAAGGGCTAA
- a CDS encoding ATP-dependent metallopeptidase FtsH/Yme1/Tma family protein — protein MNNLTKNLLLWLVIAIVLMSVFNNFGNRQAAARPVEYSTFIQKVKQGEVERVTIQGRDGREIAGQYKNRESFTTYSPGDPGLVNDLVDNGVIFEAKPQEDQSLLLTIFINWFPLLLLVGVWIFFMRQMQGGVGGRGAMSFGKSKARMLTEEQNKTTFEDVAGVEEAKEEVQELVEFLRDPSKFQKLGGRIPKGVLMTGNPGTGKTLLAKAIAGEAKVPFFSISGSDFVEMFVGVGASRVRDMFDQAKKHAPCIIFIDEIDAVGRQRGAGLGGGHDEREQTLNQLLVEMDGFEGTEGVIVIAATNRPDVLDPALLRPGRFDRQVYVPLPDIRGRDQILKVHMRKVPTAEDVDTTIIARGTPGFSGADLANLVNEAALFAARANKRLVDMDDFERAKDKIIMGTERRSIVMPEKERLNTAYHESGHAVVAKLLPNTDPVHKVTIIPRGRALGVTMQLPLEDRFSHDRESLLSTIAVLMGGRIAEEVFMKQMTTGAANDFERATDLARNMVMRWGMSDALGTRVYGDNQSEVFLGRDVATHKNMSNAVAEAVDKEIRRIVDEQYARARAIIEESADKIEKMARALLDWETLDAEQIDDIMNGRDPHPPEGMNDPSDGDADGGRKRSNKSKPRVKPRFDTPGASTSA, from the coding sequence TTGAATAATCTCACGAAGAACTTGTTGCTCTGGCTCGTCATCGCCATTGTGCTGATGTCGGTGTTCAACAACTTCGGTAATCGCCAAGCGGCGGCGCGCCCTGTCGAATACTCGACCTTCATTCAGAAGGTGAAGCAAGGCGAAGTCGAGCGCGTCACCATCCAAGGTCGCGATGGTCGTGAGATTGCCGGTCAATACAAAAATCGCGAGTCGTTTACGACCTATTCGCCCGGTGATCCGGGTCTGGTTAATGATTTGGTCGATAACGGCGTAATTTTCGAGGCCAAGCCGCAAGAAGACCAATCGTTGTTGCTGACCATTTTCATCAATTGGTTCCCATTGTTGCTCTTGGTCGGCGTCTGGATTTTCTTCATGCGCCAGATGCAGGGCGGTGTCGGTGGTCGCGGTGCCATGAGCTTCGGCAAGAGCAAGGCGCGCATGCTGACCGAAGAACAGAACAAGACCACGTTCGAAGACGTTGCCGGTGTGGAAGAAGCGAAGGAAGAAGTACAGGAACTCGTCGAGTTCCTGCGCGATCCATCGAAGTTTCAAAAGTTGGGCGGCCGCATTCCCAAGGGTGTGCTCATGACCGGCAACCCCGGCACCGGCAAGACCTTGCTCGCCAAGGCGATCGCCGGCGAGGCCAAGGTGCCGTTCTTCTCCATTTCCGGTTCCGATTTCGTCGAGATGTTCGTCGGCGTCGGCGCCTCGCGCGTGCGTGACATGTTTGACCAAGCGAAGAAGCATGCGCCGTGCATCATCTTCATCGACGAAATCGATGCCGTCGGCCGCCAGCGTGGCGCCGGCTTGGGCGGCGGTCATGACGAGCGCGAACAGACGCTCAATCAATTACTCGTCGAAATGGACGGCTTCGAAGGTACCGAAGGTGTGATCGTTATCGCTGCTACCAATCGTCCCGACGTGCTCGATCCGGCGCTATTGCGCCCGGGCCGGTTCGATCGCCAGGTGTACGTGCCGCTGCCCGACATTCGTGGCCGCGATCAAATTCTCAAAGTACACATGCGCAAAGTGCCGACGGCGGAAGACGTCGATACCACCATCATCGCTCGCGGCACGCCCGGTTTCTCCGGCGCCGATCTCGCTAATCTCGTGAATGAAGCGGCGCTGTTCGCCGCCCGCGCCAATAAGCGCTTGGTCGACATGGACGACTTCGAGCGCGCCAAGGACAAAATCATTATGGGTACCGAACGCCGCTCGATCGTGATGCCGGAAAAGGAGCGCCTGAACACGGCCTACCACGAATCCGGTCATGCAGTGGTGGCGAAGCTGCTGCCGAACACCGATCCGGTGCATAAAGTAACGATCATTCCGCGCGGTCGCGCGCTCGGCGTCACTATGCAATTGCCGTTGGAAGATCGCTTCAGCCACGACCGCGAGTCGTTGTTGTCGACCATCGCTGTGTTGATGGGCGGGCGCATCGCCGAAGAAGTGTTCATGAAGCAGATGACCACCGGCGCTGCCAACGACTTCGAACGGGCCACGGATCTCGCGCGTAACATGGTCATGCGGTGGGGTATGTCGGATGCGCTCGGTACGCGCGTTTACGGCGACAACCAGTCCGAGGTATTTCTCGGGCGCGACGTCGCAACGCACAAGAACATGAGCAACGCCGTTGCCGAAGCGGTCGATAAAGAGATTCGCCGGATCGTCGACGAACAGTACGCGCGGGCGCGCGCAATCATCGAAGAGAGTGCCGACAAGATCGAAAAAATGGCGCGGGCCTTGCTCGATTGGGAAACGCTCGATGCCGAGCAGATCGACGACATCATGAACGGTCGCGATCCGCATCCGCCCGAAGGCATGAACGATCCTTCCGACGGCGATGCTGACGGCGGTCGCAAGCGCTCGAACAAGAGCAAGCCGCGAGTGAAGCCGCGTTTCGATACGCCCGGAGCGAGCACTAGCGCATGA
- the folP gene encoding dihydropteroate synthase, translating into MTVLDCGGRTLDLSRPVVMGILNITPDSFMDGGVFFEREKAIARACEMVEQGAGLVDIGGESTRPGARIVGVQEEIDRVIPVIEALAGVVSVPISVDTSKPDVMRAAVAAGAGVINDVRALCEPGAVEAAAALERPVVLMHMQGQPATMQQDPHYHDVVREVSEFLAQRIAVAAAAGIPRERLMIDPGFGFGKTVDHNLELLRQLRQLTTLAPVLAGLSRKSMIGKLLGLPVERRLQASVALALIAVQNGARIVRVHDVAPTVEALRMWQAVYPTQ; encoded by the coding sequence ATGACGGTGTTGGACTGCGGTGGGCGGACGCTCGATTTGTCCCGCCCCGTAGTCATGGGCATTCTCAATATCACCCCCGATTCCTTCATGGATGGGGGTGTTTTTTTTGAGCGTGAGAAAGCGATTGCCCGTGCCTGCGAAATGGTGGAGCAGGGCGCCGGGTTAGTCGATATCGGCGGCGAATCCACGCGGCCGGGTGCGCGCATTGTCGGTGTGCAGGAAGAAATCGATCGCGTAATACCGGTGATCGAGGCCTTAGCTGGCGTCGTGTCGGTGCCGATTTCGGTCGATACTTCTAAACCCGATGTCATGCGTGCCGCGGTTGCCGCTGGTGCCGGGGTGATCAACGATGTGCGAGCGCTGTGCGAACCGGGGGCAGTCGAAGCGGCAGCGGCGCTCGAGCGGCCGGTGGTGTTGATGCACATGCAGGGCCAGCCGGCGACCATGCAGCAAGATCCGCATTATCACGACGTCGTGCGCGAGGTCAGCGAGTTCTTGGCGCAACGTATCGCCGTCGCTGCCGCCGCCGGCATCCCGCGTGAGCGTCTCATGATCGATCCCGGCTTCGGCTTCGGTAAGACGGTCGATCACAATCTCGAGTTGTTGCGGCAATTGCGCCAGCTGACAACGTTGGCGCCGGTGTTAGCCGGGTTATCGCGCAAATCGATGATCGGTAAGTTGCTGGGTTTGCCAGTAGAGCGTCGTCTGCAGGCAAGTGTGGCGCTGGCGTTAATCGCTGTGCAAAATGGTGCGCGTATCGTCCGTGTTCATGACGTTGCACCAACTGTCGAGGCGCTGCGCATGTGGCAGGCCGTGTATCCGACCCAATAA
- the glmM gene encoding phosphoglucosamine mutase — protein sequence MKKRSYFGTDGIRGMVGEEPITPETVLKLGWAAGRVLGTNGGEAGKILIGKDTRVSGYLLESALESGLSAAGVDIRLLGPMPTPAIAYLTRTARARAGIVISASHNPYEDNGIKFFSSEGTKLPDDVELAIEEAMREPLKMVASNALGKVKRYEDAGGRYIEFCKSTFPHRANLSGLRIVVDCANGAAYNVAPLVFSELGAEVTAIANEPDGFNINRECGSTHPAILRRTVLDTGADVGIALDGDGDRVVMVDSNGTVIDGDQLLYIIGFDRLAAGSLRGGIVGTLMSNFGLETICRQSNVPFVRASVGDRHVMSALSEKGWDLGGESSGHIICLDKHTTGDGIIAALQVLSAMVRSGRSLTELKDGLEMYPQCMINVRLSRRVDVQSSTRVQGAVRDVERELNGQGRVVLRPSGTEPVVRVMVEGRDAALVERLSRQLADVVRAAVEEAS from the coding sequence ATGAAAAAACGTAGTTACTTTGGAACCGATGGAATACGTGGAATGGTCGGCGAAGAGCCGATCACGCCGGAGACGGTGCTTAAGCTGGGCTGGGCCGCCGGGCGCGTACTCGGTACGAATGGCGGTGAAGCCGGAAAGATTTTGATCGGCAAGGACACGCGTGTGTCCGGCTATTTGCTCGAATCGGCGCTCGAGTCAGGACTATCGGCCGCCGGTGTCGATATCCGCTTGCTCGGACCGATGCCGACGCCGGCAATTGCCTATCTGACTCGCACCGCTCGTGCGCGCGCCGGCATCGTCATCAGTGCCTCGCACAATCCGTATGAAGACAACGGCATCAAGTTTTTTTCTTCGGAAGGAACGAAGCTGCCGGACGATGTCGAGCTGGCGATCGAAGAGGCAATGCGGGAACCGCTAAAAATGGTCGCCTCGAATGCACTCGGCAAGGTCAAGCGCTACGAAGATGCCGGCGGACGCTACATTGAATTTTGCAAGAGCACATTCCCGCATCGTGCCAACTTGAGCGGTCTGCGCATTGTCGTCGATTGTGCCAACGGCGCTGCTTATAACGTTGCGCCGTTGGTGTTCAGCGAGCTCGGCGCCGAGGTCACGGCCATCGCCAATGAGCCCGACGGTTTCAATATCAACCGCGAATGCGGCTCGACCCATCCTGCGATCTTGCGCCGTACCGTTTTGGATACCGGCGCCGATGTCGGTATCGCCCTCGATGGCGATGGCGATCGTGTGGTGATGGTCGATAGCAACGGTACGGTTATCGACGGCGATCAACTGCTTTATATCATCGGCTTCGATCGGTTGGCCGCCGGTTCGTTGCGCGGCGGTATTGTCGGCACCCTGATGAGTAATTTCGGGTTAGAGACAATCTGTCGGCAAAGCAATGTCCCATTCGTGCGCGCCTCGGTCGGCGATCGCCATGTCATGAGCGCCTTGAGCGAAAAGGGTTGGGACCTCGGTGGCGAGTCGTCCGGTCATATTATTTGCCTTGATAAACACACCACGGGCGATGGCATCATCGCTGCATTACAGGTGCTGTCCGCCATGGTGCGTTCCGGCCGCTCGTTAACCGAGCTGAAGGACGGCCTGGAGATGTATCCGCAGTGCATGATCAACGTACGCTTGAGCCGGCGTGTCGACGTGCAGAGTTCAACCCGGGTTCAAGGGGCGGTGCGCGACGTTGAACGTGAGCTGAACGGGCAGGGGCGGGTGGTGCTGCGTCCATCGGGTACCGAGCCGGTCGTGCGGGTCATGGTCGAGGGTCGCGATGCAGCCTTGGTCGAACGGTTATCACGGCAGCTGGCTGATGTGGTGCGGGCTGCGGTCGAAGAAGCCTCGTGA
- a CDS encoding triose-phosphate isomerase, translating into MAGRRPLVAGNWKMNGSRAESTALLTALVQGVVTVSGTEVVVCPPFILIPLAAERLAKSAIAWGGQNLDPRKSGAYTGEVSGPMLRDYDCRYVIVGHSERRALYGETDAVVADKFGAAQAAGLVPILCVGETLAERESGQTQAVVQRQLEAVLAQHSVAALAQAVIAYEPVWAIGTGRTATPAQAQDVHRFIRAQIAARDAKVADGIRILYGGSVKGANARELFNQPDIDGGLIGGASLQAEEFLTICRAATA; encoded by the coding sequence ATGGCCGGGCGCCGACCGTTGGTAGCAGGAAACTGGAAAATGAACGGCAGCCGTGCCGAGTCGACGGCGCTGTTGACTGCCCTAGTGCAGGGCGTTGTTACCGTTTCCGGCACGGAAGTCGTGGTTTGCCCTCCTTTCATACTAATTCCGCTGGCGGCTGAGCGATTGGCAAAAAGTGCCATTGCTTGGGGTGGGCAGAATTTAGATCCGCGCAAATCAGGCGCGTACACCGGTGAGGTGTCGGGGCCGATGTTGCGCGATTATGACTGTCGCTATGTAATCGTTGGCCATTCCGAGCGGCGCGCGCTGTATGGCGAAACCGATGCGGTCGTCGCCGACAAGTTTGGCGCGGCGCAAGCGGCGGGATTGGTGCCGATCCTATGCGTCGGCGAAACGCTCGCCGAGCGTGAATCCGGGCAGACGCAAGCGGTCGTGCAGCGCCAACTCGAAGCAGTATTGGCACAGCATAGCGTCGCTGCGTTGGCGCAAGCCGTAATCGCCTATGAGCCGGTATGGGCCATCGGCACCGGACGTACGGCGACGCCGGCGCAGGCGCAAGACGTACATCGATTTATTCGCGCGCAGATCGCGGCGCGCGATGCCAAAGTGGCCGATGGTATACGCATTTTGTACGGCGGCAGCGTGAAGGGCGCGAATGCGCGTGAGTTGTTCAACCAACCCGACATCGACGGCGGGCTGATCGGCGGAGCATCGTTGCAGGCGGAGGAATTCCTCACCATCTGCCGCGCGGCTACCGCGTAA
- the secG gene encoding preprotein translocase subunit SecG, with product MREIIIIVDVLAALGLVTLVLLQQGKGADMGAAFGSGASQTLFGSRGTANFLTRATAVLAVVFFLSNLGLAYLAKGHAQPSSVTTVPATQTPAVPEVPVTPATPSVPEVPK from the coding sequence ATGCGTGAAATTATTATCATAGTCGACGTATTGGCGGCGCTGGGCTTAGTGACGCTGGTATTGTTGCAGCAAGGTAAGGGTGCTGATATGGGGGCTGCCTTCGGCAGTGGCGCATCGCAGACGCTATTCGGCAGTCGCGGTACCGCTAACTTTTTAACACGAGCGACCGCCGTGCTCGCGGTTGTTTTTTTTCTTTCGAACTTAGGGCTTGCGTATCTCGCTAAAGGACATGCGCAGCCGTCGAGCGTGACAACGGTACCGGCAACGCAAACGCCAGCAGTGCCGGAAGTGCCAGTGACACCCGCTACCCCGTCCGTGCCGGAGGTTCCTAAGTAA
- a CDS encoding helix-turn-helix transcriptional regulator, with translation MNDALIRAAAESVRTADDYKQWTRRHIRPVLPHGSMLSGLGHLHAGGAGLDYIVMVDCPLEHIESIRNCAGAIDTPIVRRWLSVLQPVYFDGRNPWPETPPIWLDSFRRHGFHNAIAHGMVDHEKCFGTYHCLFQIPGIPCEEHFDVLQRLTPALHLALCRVIEFVKGDNFFAERLSKLTEREREVVHWLGMGKTNAEIAHIIDLRESTVKHHLTHIFDKVGVFNRSQLVRCLAEYEARLVPGSPTRLL, from the coding sequence ATGAACGACGCGTTAATCAGGGCTGCTGCCGAGTCGGTTCGTACGGCAGACGATTACAAACAATGGACGCGGCGGCACATTCGTCCGGTCCTTCCCCACGGTTCCATGCTTTCCGGCTTGGGCCATCTGCACGCCGGCGGTGCCGGCCTCGACTATATCGTCATGGTCGATTGCCCACTTGAGCACATCGAATCCATCCGCAATTGTGCGGGTGCGATCGATACTCCTATCGTGCGTCGTTGGTTGTCGGTGCTACAGCCCGTATATTTCGACGGTCGGAACCCTTGGCCTGAGACTCCGCCGATTTGGCTCGACAGTTTCCGGCGCCATGGTTTTCATAACGCCATCGCTCACGGAATGGTCGATCATGAAAAATGTTTCGGCACCTACCACTGTTTGTTCCAAATTCCCGGAATACCGTGCGAGGAACACTTTGATGTGTTGCAGCGGTTGACACCGGCGCTGCATCTGGCGCTTTGTCGGGTCATCGAGTTTGTCAAAGGCGATAATTTCTTCGCCGAGCGTTTATCGAAATTAACGGAGCGCGAACGCGAAGTGGTGCACTGGTTGGGAATGGGGAAAACCAACGCCGAAATCGCCCACATCATCGATTTGCGAGAGAGTACGGTTAAGCATCACTTAACGCATATTTTCGATAAGGTTGGCGTCTTCAATCGGTCGCAGTTGGTGCGTTGCCTGGCGGAGTATGAGGCGCGATTGGTGCCGGGATCGCCGACTCGACTGTTGTAG
- a CDS encoding NADH-quinone oxidoreductase subunit A, whose translation MLQNYLPILIFMLVALALGIVMMLLGRLLGPHRPDPDKLSPYECGFEAFEDSRMKFDVRYYLVAILFIIFDLEIAFLFPWAIALQEIGLFGFLSMMLFLGILVIGFIYEWKKGALEWE comes from the coding sequence ATGCTGCAAAATTATCTCCCCATTTTGATATTCATGTTAGTTGCGCTCGCGCTCGGCATCGTCATGATGCTGCTCGGCCGGCTATTGGGTCCACATCGGCCCGATCCTGACAAACTTTCCCCCTACGAGTGCGGATTCGAGGCATTCGAAGATTCGCGCATGAAGTTCGACGTGCGCTACTACTTAGTCGCCATCCTCTTCATCATCTTCGATTTGGAGATCGCCTTTTTATTTCCGTGGGCGATCGCGCTGCAAGAAATCGGTTTGTTCGGTTTTCTGTCGATGATGTTGTTTCTCGGTATCCTGGTGATCGGATTCATCTACGAGTGGAAGAAAGGGGCGCTTGAATGGGAGTAG
- a CDS encoding NADH-quinone oxidoreductase subunit B produces the protein MGVADGGLLDRGWAITSIDKVTNWARTGSLWPMTFGLACCAVEMMHAGASRYDLDRFGVVFRPSPRQSDVMIVAGTLVNKMAPALRKVYDQMAEPRWVISMGSCANGGGYYHYSYAVVRGCDRIVPVDVYVPGCPPTAEALLYGILQLQNKIRRTHTIAR, from the coding sequence ATGGGAGTAGCGGACGGCGGCCTATTGGATCGCGGTTGGGCGATCACCAGCATCGATAAAGTCACGAATTGGGCGCGCACCGGTTCGTTGTGGCCAATGACTTTCGGCCTCGCTTGTTGTGCCGTCGAGATGATGCACGCCGGCGCCTCGCGCTACGACCTCGATCGTTTCGGCGTCGTATTCCGGCCGAGCCCGCGCCAGTCGGACGTGATGATCGTCGCTGGTACACTGGTTAATAAGATGGCACCGGCGCTGCGCAAGGTGTATGACCAAATGGCCGAGCCGCGTTGGGTCATTTCCATGGGCTCATGCGCCAACGGCGGCGGTTATTATCATTATTCCTACGCGGTCGTACGCGGTTGCGACCGCATCGTTCCGGTCGATGTCTATGTTCCGGGTTGCCCGCCGACTGCGGAGGCGCTGCTATACGGAATTTTGCAACTCCAGAACAAGATCCGGCGCACCCACACGATCGCGCGCTAA
- a CDS encoding NADH-quinone oxidoreductase subunit C, whose product MSEALQALATNVAEKLGGLVTRVVLAHGELTLEIRRDGILKAARALRDDSAFAFEQLIDVCGVDYATYRAESREGVKAGPRFAVVYHLLSIKHNRRVRVRVLLDDDMPRVDSVSEIWSAADWFEREAFDLFGIIFEGHPDLRRLLTDYGFIGHPFRKDFPLIGNVEMRYDETKRRVVYQPVSIEPRVLVPRVIRDEGFARG is encoded by the coding sequence ATGAGCGAGGCACTGCAGGCGCTTGCGACAAACGTCGCCGAGAAATTAGGCGGATTGGTCACGCGCGTCGTTTTAGCGCATGGCGAGCTGACATTAGAAATTCGACGCGACGGAATTTTAAAAGCGGCGCGTGCACTGCGTGACGATTCGGCGTTCGCCTTCGAACAACTCATCGATGTCTGCGGCGTGGATTACGCGACTTATCGCGCGGAATCGCGCGAAGGCGTCAAAGCCGGCCCACGCTTCGCCGTTGTCTACCATCTGTTGTCGATCAAGCACAACCGCCGAGTACGGGTACGAGTGTTACTCGACGACGACATGCCGCGCGTCGATTCGGTGAGCGAGATTTGGAGCGCGGCCGATTGGTTCGAGCGCGAGGCGTTCGATCTATTCGGCATTATCTTTGAAGGGCATCCGGATCTGCGTCGATTACTGACCGACTACGGTTTCATCGGCCACCCGTTCCGCAAAGATTTCCCGCTGATCGGCAATGTCGAAATGCGTTACGACGAGACCAAACGGCGTGTTGTCTACCAACCGGTGTCGATCGAGCCGCGCGTGTTGGTGCCGCGCGTAATTCGTGACGAAGGATTCGCCCGTGGCTGA
- a CDS encoding NADH-quinone oxidoreductase subunit D, translating into MAEIRNYTMNFGPQHPAAHGVLRLVMELDGEVIQRIDPHIGLLHRGTEKLAESKPYNQSIGYMDRLDYVSMMCNEHAYVRAIEKLLGIEAPVRAQYIRVMFDEITRILNHLLWLGAHGLDIGAMTVFLYCFREREDLFDCYEAVSGARMHATYYRPGGVYRDLPDSMPKYQSSKWHDEKEVAQLNTNRQGSLLDFVWDFTERFPGYVDEYETLLTDNRIWKQRTVGIGVVSPERALQLGFTGPMLRGSGIEWDLRKKQPYAVYDRVDFDIPVGVNGDCYDRYLVRIEEMRQSNRIVRQCVDWLRRNPGPVMVDDHKVAPPRREEMKADMEALIHHFKLFTEGYCAPEGEVYAAVEAPKGEFGVYLISDGANKPYRVKLRAPGFAHLAALDEMCRGHMIADLVAIIGTQDIVFGEIDR; encoded by the coding sequence GTGGCTGAGATCCGTAACTACACCATGAACTTCGGGCCGCAACATCCGGCGGCGCACGGTGTGTTGCGCCTGGTGATGGAGCTCGACGGCGAAGTCATTCAGCGGATCGATCCGCATATCGGTTTACTGCATCGCGGCACTGAAAAGCTGGCCGAGAGCAAGCCATACAACCAATCGATCGGTTACATGGATCGGCTCGATTACGTATCGATGATGTGCAACGAGCACGCCTACGTGCGCGCCATCGAGAAGTTACTCGGCATCGAAGCGCCGGTGCGGGCGCAATACATTCGGGTGATGTTCGACGAGATCACGCGCATCCTGAATCATTTGCTCTGGCTCGGCGCCCACGGTCTCGATATCGGTGCAATGACGGTGTTCCTGTACTGCTTCCGCGAGCGCGAAGATTTGTTCGATTGCTATGAAGCGGTGTCCGGCGCGCGCATGCACGCGACCTATTACCGTCCGGGCGGCGTTTATCGCGATTTGCCGGACAGCATGCCGAAGTACCAGTCGTCCAAGTGGCACGACGAAAAAGAAGTCGCGCAGCTCAACACTAACCGCCAAGGTTCGTTACTCGATTTCGTTTGGGACTTCACCGAGCGCTTCCCCGGTTATGTCGACGAGTACGAAACGCTGTTGACCGACAATCGCATCTGGAAGCAACGCACCGTCGGTATCGGCGTCGTCAGCCCAGAGCGTGCATTGCAGCTCGGTTTTACCGGTCCGATGTTGCGCGGCAGCGGCATCGAGTGGGATTTGCGCAAGAAACAACCGTATGCCGTTTACGATCGTGTCGATTTCGATATCCCGGTCGGCGTCAATGGCGACTGCTACGACCGTTATCTCGTGCGTATTGAAGAGATGCGGCAAAGCAACCGCATTGTCCGTCAATGCGTCGATTGGTTGCGGCGCAATCCAGGCCCGGTGATGGTCGATGACCACAAGGTGGCGCCGCCGCGGCGCGAAGAAATGAAGGCCGATATGGAGGCATTGATTCACCACTTCAAACTTTTTACCGAAGGGTACTGCGCGCCCGAAGGCGAGGTGTATGCCGCGGTCGAAGCGCCGAAGGGCGAGTTCGGTGTGTACTTGATTTCCGATGGTGCTAATAAGCCGTATCGGGTGAAGTTGCGCGCACCGGGCTTCGCGCATTTGGCGGCGCTCGATGAAATGTGCCGCGGCCACATGATCGCCGACTTGGTAGCCATTATCGGTACGCAGGACATCGTCTTCGGGGAGATCGATCGCTAA
- the nuoE gene encoding NADH-quinone oxidoreductase subunit NuoE has product MATSSKPHPAHTLSAAARAEIDRWLTKYPADRRRAATLPALTIVQRENGGYLTPVLLEAVADYLGIPQVAVQEVATFYSLYDLQPVGRHKVYVCNSISCWLRGSEKLLEHIKQRLGVDIGETTADGRCTLKQAECLAACGGAPALMIDDKYHENVTPEKFDALLAGLK; this is encoded by the coding sequence ATGGCCACGTCGTCTAAGCCGCATCCAGCGCATACGCTATCGGCCGCTGCGCGCGCCGAGATCGATCGTTGGTTAACGAAATATCCGGCCGACCGCCGGCGGGCGGCGACGTTGCCGGCGCTGACGATTGTGCAGCGCGAGAACGGCGGTTATCTCACGCCGGTGTTACTCGAGGCCGTGGCCGATTACCTCGGTATTCCGCAAGTGGCAGTGCAGGAAGTCGCTACCTTTTATAGCTTGTACGACTTGCAACCGGTCGGTCGACACAAAGTTTATGTCTGCAACAGCATCTCCTGCTGGTTGCGCGGCTCCGAAAAATTGCTCGAGCACATCAAGCAGCGTCTCGGCGTCGACATTGGCGAGACCACCGCCGACGGCCGCTGCACCTTAAAGCAGGCCGAGTGCTTGGCCGCTTGCGGTGGTGCACCGGCGTTGATGATCGACGACAAGTATCACGAGAACGTGACGCCGGAAAAATTCGACGCGTTGTTGGCGGGGTTGAAATAA